In Bacteroidales bacterium, the genomic window GTGGATGATCTGATTACCGAACAGTCCGGCACCATTGGAGAGAAGCTGGAACTGGCATACTTTGGTTTTATCCTGGCTGAAAAAGTCCAGGCATATAATCACACGGGCAATAACCTGGCTACCCTGGTTGGATTCAACAAAGCGGATATTCCGGAGCAGGTTGCCAAGGATGTAGCCATGCAGATTGCTGCCATGGCTCCCATTTCCGTGGATGAATCAGATGTTCCTGCCGAGGTTATTGCCAAAGAGAAAGAGATTGGCCGGGCTAAAGCTCTTGAAGAGGGCAAACCCGAAAACATTGTGGATCGCATTGCTGAAGGGATGGTCAAGAAATTCCTCAAGGAAAACACCCTGCTGAACCAGGAGTTCACAAAAGACAACAAGAAAACTGTGGCCCAATACCTCAAAGAGGCTGATAAAGACCTCCAGGTAACCGGCTTCCTCAGGTTTTCTGTAAAGTAAATTAAGATTGTTACTTGTAAAGGCTGGTCTGCGCGATGCGGATCAGCCTTTTTTGCTATTCTCCGTTAATTTGCTTTTTACTACTTTTAAGCAAAATGTGCCCTGAATGACTTACAAAAGGATTTTACTAAAGCTGAGCGGAGAGGCTCTGATGGCCGACCGGTCTCATGGAATAGACCCGGACAGGCTGAACGATTACATCGAAGAAATCATGGAAGTATCCCGAATGGGTGTCCAGGTGGGGATCGTTATCGGGGGTGGCAATATATTCCGGGGAATGGCTGGCGTTGAAGCCGGATTTGACCGCGTGAAGGGAGATTATATGGGCATGCTGGCTACGGTTATTAATGGCCTGGCCCTGAACTCGGCCTTCCAGTCGAAAGGATTCAAATCCAGGCTCTTTACGGCCATTCGCATGGAACCCGTAGCCGAATTCTACTACAAACCCAGGGTAGTCGAAGCATTGGAAAACAATGAAATAGTGATCTTCGCCGGGGGGACCGGCAATCCATATTTCACCACCGATACAGCAGCCACCCTTCGTGCAGTGGAAATGGAAGCCGATGTGGTACTGAAAGGCACCCGGGTGGATGGGGTATATACCAGCGATCCGGAAAAAGACCCCGGAGCAGAAAGGTACGGGGAGCTCAGCTTTTCAGAAGCCCTTGAAAAGGAATTACGGATTCTGGACCAAACCGCTTTTACCATGTGTAAAGAGAATGCGCTTCCAATTATCGTCTTCAATATGAACAAGAAAGGAAATCTGAAAGATCTGCTTTCAGGAAAAAAAGTTGGAACTTTAGTTAAAATTTAGATAATTTTGGCTCGAATCGTAAATCTGAGATCATGAACGAAGAAGTCCAAATGGTCTATGAGATGGCCAAAGAGCATATGGAAAAGGCCATTGAACACTTAGACAATGAGCTGATACGTATCAGGGCCGGTAAAGCCAATGTGCATATCCTGGATGGAATTATGGTGGATTACTATGAAACTCCAACCCCGCTGAACCAGGTTTCCAACATCAGTACTCCCGATGCCAAGACCATCATGATCCAGCCCTGGGAAAAAAGCATGATCGATCCGATTGAAAAAGCCCTGATGGTTTCCAACGTGGGCATCACCCCTTCCAATAACGGGGAGGTCATCCGGCTGATCATTCCCCAGCTTACTGAAGAGCGCCGCCGCGATCTGGTGAAGCAGGTAAAGAACGAAGGGGAAAATGCACGCGTAAGCATCAGGAATGCGCGTCGCGAAGCAAAGGAAGAGTATAAAAACATGCAGAAAGATGGTCTTTCGGAAGATGAAACCAAATCTGCAGAAGACGAAATTCAGAAGCTCACGGACGAATTCACCGAAAAGGTGGAAAAGATTGTGGAAGCCAAGGAAAAGGACATGATGACCATCTAGAGTTCCAGGATCCTGAACACCTCCGAGAGATCGGGCGACAGGATGATCTCTGTGCGACGGTTCTTTCTTCTGGCCTCAGGGGTTTTAGCCGGATCCACGGGCAGAAACTCCCCCCTCCCGGCCACGGTCAGCCTGGTGGGATCTATGCTCGACCCATCCAGCAATATCCTCACAATGGAGGTTGCTCTCAATACACTCAGATCCCAGTTGTCTTTGATGGATGATCCCTGCCTGAAGGGAACATCATCGGTATGGCCCTCTATCATGACACTGATTTCAGGATTCCGGGCCAGAACCTGTGACAGTTGCCTGAGGGCCCTGACACCATTGGGGTCCACCACGGTACTCCCCGACTTAAACAGCAGTTTCTCATCCATGGATACATAGACCTTTCCATTTTTCCGTGTCACGGTAAGACCCTGCCCTTCGAATCCAAGCAGTGCATCGGCTACCTTTTCACGCAGATCATCCAGGATCCTGTCCTTCTGGTGAAGCATCTCCTCCATCTCAATTAACCTGGCATTCCTGGCTTCCAGTTCAGCCTGTAAGCGGTTTACATCCAGGCGCTGACCGGCCACACTGGCCTCCAGTTCTCTTAACATCTGCTCCTTAACGGTCAGGTCCTCCTGGGTAGTCTGCAATTCATTGAGCAGTCTGCGGGTCTCCCTGGCATTGCCCCGTAAAAGAGCATCATGCGTCGATTGGAGATCGGCGTACTTCCTGTCCAGCTGAGCAAGCTCTTCCTCAAGCTCCCCGACTCTCTTATAAATCCGGATGCTGTCCTCTATGTTTTTCTTCTGCTGCTCCTCCACCTGATCAAATCTGGCCCTCATCTCCCGGTTTTCAACCGTCAGGTGCTCATTTTCGGCCATCAGGTCATCCCTCTCAACCTGCAGGGAGTTACTTTTCTCGGAAATTTGCGTGAATTCACTGGCCGGAACACAGGAAGCTAAAAGTGCCAGGCCCATGACTATGTAATTTATCCTCTTCATCATATCTTCATAACGGTTCAATTGGAGAAAATTACATAAAAATAGGGGCTAATATTTGCCATTTTTTCCCTTTGCTTGTTTAAGATATTAACATCCATAAATATTTGTAACTTTGCAGGGCGAAATAAGAGAAATGTCCGAGAGCGGGAGCGCATATAAATTACTGGAGACCATAGAGAGTCCGGACGACATGAAGTCCCTGACTCCGGAGCAATTACGGCAAATGAGTTCAGAGTTGCGTCAGTTTATTATTGAGGTTGTTTCATCCAATCCCGGTCACTTTGGGGCCAGCCTCGGAGTCGTGGAACTGACCGTAGCCCTGCATCATGTTTTTAATGCACCCTACGACCAGATTATCTGGGATGTGGGACATCAGGCCTACGGTCACAAAATACTGACCGGGCGAAGGGAAGTTTTCCATACCAACAGAAAGTACAGGGGGATCAGCGGATTTCCAAAGCCATCTGAAAGTGAATATGATGCTTTTGGAGTAGGGCACTCCTCCACCTCCATATCGGCAGCACTGGGAATGGCTGCAGGAAACGACTACCGGGATCAGTCGGACCGCCAGGTGGTGGCCATTATAGGGGATGGTGCTTTAAGCGCCGGAATCGCTTACGAGGCACTGAACAATGCCGGCCATGCCGGAAAAAACCTGCTGGTGATACTCAATGACAACAACATCTCCATCGATCCCAGCGTCGGTGCCATGAAGGACTACCTGCTCGATATTACCGCCTCAAAATCCTACAACAAAGTCAAAAACGATGTGTGGAACCTGCTGGGTTTCATGAATAAGATTGCTCCGAATGCCAGGAATTACGCCCAGAAAATTGAGAATGCCATCAAATCCATTCTGCTGAAGCAGAGCAACCTGTTTGAGTCCCTCAATTTCCGCTATTTTGGCCCGGTGGATGGACACGATGTTCTGCACCTGACTGAAATCCTGAAGGATATGAAAGATATCCCCGGGCCCAAACTGCTGCACGTGATTACCCAGAAGGGCAAAGGCTTTGCCAGGGCCGAGGAGAACCAGACAGAGTTTCATGCACCCGGAAGATTTGACATCGATACCGGGGAGATTATCAAGAAAGTACAGGACGGGCCCCAGGCACCCCTCTACCAGGATGTTTTTGGGGAAACCATCCTGGAACTGGCCAGGATCAATAAGAGGATTATTGGGATCACTCCCGCCATGCCCACCGGATCTTCCCTGAAGATCATGATGGATAAGATGCCCGACCGCACCTACGATGTGGGAATTGCCGAACAACATGCGGTCACGTTTTCGGCCGGACTTGCGGTATCGGGGATGATCCCTTTCTGCAATATCTATTCCTCCTTTATGCAACGGGCCTACGACCAGGTCATTCATGATGTGGCCCTTCAGAAACTGCCGGTGGTCTTTTTCCTGGATCGGGCCGGACTGGTAGGGTCGGACGGGGCCACCCACCATGGCGCTTATGATCTTGCCTTTTTCAGGTGTATCCCGGGGATGATCATTGCCTCCCCCCTCAACGAGGTGGAGATGCGTAACATGATGTATACCGCTCAGCTTAAACCCACAGGGCCCTTTGTGATTCGCTATCCCAGGGGACAGGGAGTGACCGTTGACTGGAAACAAGCCTTCAGCGAGATAGAGATCGGCAAAGGACAGCAGCTTAAAGATGGATCTGATATGGCCATCTTGTCTCTTGGTCCCATCGGCAACGAGGCCCGCAAGGCCATCGAACAACTTGAAAAGGAGCACATCAGTGTGGCACACTATGACATGCGCTTCCTTAAACCGCTGGATAATAATCTTCTAAAGGCCGTGTTCTCCAGATTTACTAAGATTATTACTCTGGAAGATGCGTCCATTGTGGGCGGACTTGGCAGTGCGGTTATTGAGTACATGAACGACAACAGCTACAAAGCCAAGGTGATTCGCCTCGGTATTCCGGACCGCTTTGTGGATCACGGAACACAGGAAGAACTCTACAGGGAATGTGGATACGATGTCGCCGGGATTACCTCCGCAGTCAAGAACCTGGTGCTTTCAAAGATACTCACCAGGGCCATATAAACCTCCCCGGGATTATACCTTTTTTACCACTCCAGAAAAGGCTCCAATGAACTTCTGGCAAAGAAAATTGCCGGTCGCCTCTCCTAAAGATCAAACTTGATTCCCTGGGCCAGGGGCAGGTCGGTTCCGTAATTGATGGTGTTGGTTTGTCTGCGCATATAAGCTTTCCAGGCATCGGAACCAGATTCCCGGCCACCGCCGGTCTCCTTCTCTCCACCAAAAGCTCCGCCTATTTCCGCACCGGAGGTTCCTATATTCACATTGGCAATTCCGCAATCGGAACCCACACCCGAAAGAAACTGTTCCGCCTCTCTCAGGTTCAATGTAAAGATGGCGGAAGAGAGGCCCTGAGGCACATCGTTATTAATGGCAATGGCCTCATCGATGTGGTCATATCTGATCAGATATAGCAGAGGTGCAAAGGTCTCATCCTGAACAATCTGATAATTATTCTGAACTTCGGCCAGTGCCGGAACCACATAGGTTCCCGCCTGATACTCCTCCCCTTTTAATACTTCCCCGCCGAACAGAATGGTACCCCCTTCTTTCTTTACTTTAGCAATGGCTTCGGTAAAAAGATCCACGGCCAGACGATCCACAAGCGGCCCGACCAGCACCTTTTCATCCAGAGGATTGCCAATCCGGGCAGAAACCTGCCGGTAGGCTTTTACCAGCCTGGTTTTTACTTCCTCGTACCTGGATTTGTGAATGATGACACGCCGGGTGGAGGTGCAGCGCTGGCCGGCTGTGCCCACAGCCCCGAAAACAATGGCCGGGATGGCGATATCCAGGTCGGCGTGCTCCGAAACGATCAGCGCATTATTTCCGCCCAGCTCCATAATGGTACTCCCCAGGCGTTCGCCCACAATTTTGGAAATGTGTTTTCCGACCTGGGTGGACCCCGTCACAGAAAAGAGGGGAATCCTGCGGTCTGCTGCAAAATTATCGCCCATGACCGATGATTTCGCAACCACCAGATTAAATACTCCCTCAGGGACATTATTGTCTCTCAGGACTTTTCGGATGATATTCTGAATGGCAATGGCTGTCAACGGAGTCTTCGAACTGGGCTTCCAGACGACTACGTCTCCGGCAACAGCAGCAATCATGGCATTCCAGGCCCATACGGCCACCGGAAAGTTAAAGGCAGTGACCAGGCCCAGGATTCCCAGCGGGTGGTACTGATCGTACATACGGTGCTGCGGACGTTCACTCTGCATGGTAAAGCCATACAGCATCCTGGACTGTCCCACGGCAAAGTCACAAATATCTATCATTTCCTGGACTTCGCCCAGGCCTTCCTGGTAGATCTTACCCATTTCCAGGCTTACCAGAAAACCAAGATCCTCCCTGGACTCGCGAAGGGCCAGTCCGATCTGCCTGACCACCTCTCCCCTCTGTGGTGCGGGAACGGTTTTCCAAACAGAAAAAGCCTCTTCCGCCTTAAGAATCACCGACTCGTAATCCTCTGTCGTGGCATTGGTAACTTTTGCAATGACCTCCCCGTCAATGGGCGAAACCGAAGAGCTGACATCTCCCCGGGTATCGAGCCCAAGCTGACCGGTGGTGGCTCCCGGATTCAAATCTCTGATCTCTAAACGGCCTAAAACCTGCTTAACCTTTTCCGTATATTCCTCTTTCATGGGTTTTCTGTTTCTATAGTTATAAAGTCCAACAAATTTAGCAATGCATCATTTCATAAAAGATATTTAAGAACATGAAGCGTTCAGTTTATCAGCATGCTTGGCAATTATCCTGAAAAGCATTAACTTCGCTCCGTTTTTAGCAATAGTTCTAAAAATTAGTTGGTTGGTTGGTTGGTAATACATTGCCCAGGTGGCGGAATTGGTAGACGCGCTGGTCTCAAACACCAGTGATAGCAATATCGTGCCGGTTCGATCCCGGCCCTGGGCACTATCCTCAAACGATGTCAGAAAAAAGCACAATCCAGGAAGAAAAGCAGCTGGTCATGGATAAGCGCTATTTAAAGATGGCCAGGATCTGGGCTTCAAACTCCTATTGTAAACGGAGGCAGGTGGGGGCTTTGCTGGTAAAAGACAAAATGATCATCTCCGACGGGTATAACGGAACCCCTTCGGGCTTTGAGAATGAGTGTGAAGATGATCAGGATACCACCAAAACCTATGTGCTGCATGCCGAGGCCAACGCCATCACCAAAGTGGCAAAGTCCAGCAACAGCAGTGAAGGTTCTACCCTCTATATCACCACTTCGCCCTGTATGGAGTGTTCAAAACTGATCATCCAGTCGGGGATCGTCAGGGTGGTATACCAGGAAAAGTACAGGATTACCGATGGACTGGATCTGCTCGAAAGGGCAAACATAGAACTGGTTCATTTGCCTGATATTGATGAAACAAGGAAATAACTATTATAAAGGGAGGGAAGTATGAGGACCAGGAGAGACAGACTGATTATTTTTCTGCCATTGATTGTCAGTATTGCCCTGATTATCGGAATCCTGCTGGGTAACTGGATAACCGGGATACGTATCAGGGGCATTGTATCTGACGAAATAAGTAATCAGAGGTTTTCAATCCGCCCCGGCAACAACTCGGGATCGGGTTTTTCACTGACACCCAAAGGGAATAAAATCACTTCGGCTCTGCAATATATTCTCAGCGAATATGTGGATACTGTCAGCATGCCCAAGCTGAACGAATCGGTGATCCCTTCCCTGGTGGATAACCTTGATCCACATTCCATCTATATACCTGCCAGCGAATTCCAAAAGTTTTCGGAACCCCTGATGGGCAATTTCAGCGGAATCGGTGTCTCCTTTAATATGACCGACGATACGGTGGCCATCATCAACACCATACCCAACGGTCCCTCCGAAATGGTGGGGATCCTGGCAGGCGACCGGATAATCATGGTGGATGATTCCGTGGTCGCCGGGGTAAATATTCCCAGCGACGACATCGTCAAGATGCTGAAAGGGCCGAAAAATACCGTCGTGAAGGTCACCATACACCGCAGGGGTGAAAAAGCTCCTCTCGAATTCGAAATCACCCGGGACGACATCCCCATCTACAGTGTGGATGTGGCCTATAAGGTCAATGAAAATACCGGGTATATCAAGATCAGTCAGTTTGCTCAAACCACCTACCATGAATTTATGCAGGCTGTGGAGAAGCTGAAAACCCAGGGTGTGGAGAAGCTGATTATCGACCTTCGCAGAAACGGTGGGGGGATCATGGAAGCATCTACCATGATCGCCGACCAGTTTCTGGAAGAGGGACAATTGATTGTGTATACCGAAGGACGGGCCCGGCCCAGAGAAAACGATTATGCCACTTCCAGGGGAATCCTCAAAAACGACAAAGTCGTGGTATTGATAGACGAATCCAGTGCTTCGGCCAGTGAGATCCTGGCAGGTGCCATCCAGGATAATGACCGGGGACTGGTGATCGGCCGGAGGTCTTTTGGGAAAGGCCTGGTGCAGGAGGAAATGCGCTTTTCAGATGGCTCTGCCATCCGCCTGACTGTTGCCCGCTATTATACCCCCACGGGCAGGAGTATTCAGCGCTCTTACGAAAACGGCAAAGAGGACTATTATCATGATTTTGCCGATCGCTGGATGCGCGGGGAGCTGGAGCATCAGGACAGCATTAAATTCGATGATGCGCAAAAGTTCGTGACTCCCGGTGGAAAGATTGTTTACGGCGGAGGCGGGATTATGCCGGATGTTTTTGTTCCGGTTGATACTTCGGGCTCTTCGGAATACTACAATAAGGTCCGGAACCTGGGACTGATGTACCGTTTCGCCTTCTACTACACAGACCTTCACAGGTCCTCGCTGGATCAGTTTACCCAGGCCGGGGAGATTGAAAGCTATCTGGACGAGCAGGACCTGTTGCCCCAGTTCATCTCTTATGCCAGCGGGAAAGGGGTTCAGCCCGATTATGAGGATATCAGGATTTCCAAACTGGTCCTTTTAAAGACCATCAAAGCTTATGTGGCCAGAAACCTTATAGACAATGAGGGATTCTATCCCATCATTGCAGATATTGACCAGACCCTGAAAGTGGCCATAGATACCATTGCCAGTCTCTGAGTCCCCTCCGTTAAACCTTCACGCCTTATGACTGTCAAAGAGGCAAATGCAAGAGCAATTTGTCTTACTAAATATTACTTATTATGAAAACAAACTATATAAAATCAGCAGGAGTATTGTTACTGGGACTCCTGATGCTAAGCACCGTGAATGCCCAGTCGGCCCGTCAGGGTGGACGAGGACAAGGAGCCTTTGGCGATGGAGACTTTTACGGCCGCTGGCATGCCATGCTTGATCTTACACAAGAACAAGAGGAACAGATGACAACTCTGTGCACCGAGCACTTCAAAGCCATGACACCCTTGCGAAACAAGCTGGCCGAATCGAAAGCCAGGGAACGTACGCTGCTTTCGGAGGAAAATGTGGATCTGACCGCCGTCAACAAAAGCATTGACGAACAGACCGATCTGATGAACAGCATGAGAAAACTTCAGGCAAAACACCAGCTTGCAGTTAAAAACATTCTTAGCGATGAGCAGTTAATGAAGCTGCAGCAAGGCAGAAAATTTGCTCAGCGCGATGGCTTCCATGGAAAAGGCAGCCACCGGGGAGGCAGAGATGCCGGTCCCGGCAGAGGCTACAGAGGAATTTAGGCTTAGTGAATACAAGCAATTCAGGACCTGTCGAATTTGATCCTTGAAGATCATAAGCGGCAGGTCCTTTTTATTTTTGCCCGGGCTTCAGGGTAATCGTTTCCAGTATCTCCAGGAAAGCCCGGACCACGGGTCCAGGCTCTTCCAGAAAGCCCAGATGACCACTTTCTTCCAAACGCAGCACCCGGGCATGAGGTGCCAGGGAGACCAGTTTTTCAAAAAGCTCCGCCGGAATATAATTATCCTTCATCCCCCCGATCAGCAACAGGGGTAAAGGAAGATTTTGAAGCACCGCGGTCCGGTCCGGCCTCTCCTTCATCCCGTTCAGCAGGGCAATAATACCCAGATCCGGACAATGAAGTGCCATTTGTTTCAGGCGGTCCACTTCCCCGGATAGTCTGTCCAGATTCTCCGAAGCAAATGCCTTGGGAATATTGACCATTACGATCTGTCTCTTCTTTCCGCAGAGTACCAGACTGATCTCCCGGTCCCGATTCTCCCGCTTTTCTTCCGTGTCGGCAAAAGGGGTCGAGTGAAGCAGTGCATAAGCAGACAGACGATCGCTGTATAATTGGGCAAAGGCCATGGTTACATAGCCTCCCATGGAGTGCCCGGCAACAAATGCCCGGGGGATCCCTTCCTCATCCAGAATGGTCCTGACAGCTTCTGCAAGCTCATCCATGCTGTGTATCTTTCCCCAGCTTTCCGAGCTGCCATGTCCGGGAAGATCGGGAACGACAAACCGGAAGCCCTCCGGAAACATATCCATAAAGGGCTGCCAAATCCTTCCATTCTCCAGATAACCATGTATCAGTACCATACAGGGGCCCACTCCAGAATCGGAGTAGAACAGGTCAATCCCTTTATACCTGATTTGCTTCTCCATGCCTTCTTAAGATGCCTGGTTCATCAGATCTTCGATTTCATCCGCTTCCATGGGAATATCTTCCATCAAATCGACCGGACCTTTTTCAGTAATCAATATATCATTTTCCAGCCGGATTCCCACACCCTCTTCCGCTATGTATATGGCAGGTTCACAGCTAAACACCATCCCAGGTTCAAAAGGATGGAGACGGTCGAAAGGATCATGCACATCCAACCCCATGGAATGAGAGGTGCCATGCATAAAATAGTTCTTCCAGAGTGGCTCGGTACCCTGGTGAGATGCCACATCGTCCCGGGAGTAGAGTCCCAGTGAGATATGTTCCTCCTCCCACAATTCACCTGTCGCCTGTTGAAAATCGGCCATCAAGGTTCCCGGCATCATCAGGTCCCTGGCCTGCCGGAACACCCTTAATACGGCATCGTAGAGCTGCCTCTGCCGAGGGGTGAAGCGTCCGTTCACCGGGATGGTACGTGAACAGTCGGAAGCATAGTAATTGACCTCTGCTCCGAAGTCCATCAGCAAGAGTTCTCCATCTCTGCAGATACAGTTGTTCTTGACATAATGCAGAACCAGCGCGTTTTTACCACTGGCCACAATCGGTTCAAAAGCATGCCCCTCTGCTCCTCTTCCGATAAACTCGCCGATAATCTCTGCCTCCACCTGATATTCGTACATCCCCGGTTCCAGCTTTCGCAGAACTCTCAGAAAGGCCGACCTGGTGATCGAAACCGCATTTTTTATAACAGCAATCTCTTCGGGCTGCTTAATCATTCTCAGACTCTGAAGCAGGGGAGCCAGAGCTTTTGTCCGGGGATACTGGTTTTTGCCGGCCTCCTCTTCCTCGCCGGTCAGATGATCGGTATAGACCAGTGTTTCATCCCCGATTAAAAGCTGAAGGTAAGCATCGCGCTCATCCAGCCAGCGCACCTGTCCGATTCCTGAAAGTGCCCGGAGCTGTTCCGGGCCCGGACGGCGTCCCGTCCACAACTCCGATTTCAGGGTAGGTCTTTCAATAAAAAGAATCTCCCTGAGAACAGGGTCCGGAAAATCCGGCGCAAAGAGAAAGAAACTTTTATCCTGGCTGATCCCGGTCAGGTAAAAAAAGTCTGAGCGTTGCCTGAAAGGATAGGCCTGGTCGCCATTTCTCAACTTCCTTTCACCCGACCTGATCAGGGCCACAGCACCCGGCAGCATCAACCGGGACAGCCTGAGCCTGTTGTTTATGAATAAATAAGAAGTAACAGGATTTGATTTCATCCGATACCCAGGGCTTTACTTTAGAAGGTGTTTAAACTGCTGTAGGAAATGCTACACACCCTTTTACAAGAATCAGAAAATCTTATATTTGTTGACTACCCTTTGCAATTTAAGTAACTTATTTTAATTGTAATCATATGTCCGGAATATTAACCTCTTCCATTGGAAAGAAACTTTTAATGTCGCTTGCCGGAATTTTCCTCATTGTATTCCTGCTGGTTCATATGGGGATCAATCTCCTGGTTATCATCTATGAAGACCCCATGGTCTACAACAAAGCAGCCCACTTTATGAGCTCAAATATCCTGATAAAGATCTTTGAGATCATCTTATTCGGAGGTTTTCTGCTGCATATCATCTATGCCCTTATTCTTCAGATTCAGAACTGGATTGCAAGACCCAGTCGGTACAACAAAGCTAACTACTCAAACACCTCCTTCTTTTCGAAATTCATGATCCATACGGCGGCCATTACCCTGGTCTTCCTGGTGATCCATTTCCTGGACTTCTATATCAAAGCCAAATTCGGCCATGCCACCGAGATCATAGTGGACGGAGTTGCTTACCACGATTTTGCATCGGAAATTGTAGATAAATTTAAAGTGCTGCCCTTTGTAATCTTCTATATAGCAGCCTTTATTTTCCTGGGATTCCACTTGATTCACGGTTTCCAGTCGGCCTTTAAAACCCTTGGGATGGACCACAGGAAATACACCCCGGCGGTCCAGGTACTGGCCATTATTTACACGGTCTTTGTGGTGGCCGGTTACTCGCTCATCCCGGTGATCATCTACTTTCAATAATAATAACAATAACCCGATATGCTTAAGCTACAATCGAAGATCCCTGAAGGACCCCTGGCTGAGAAATGGTCCAACTACAAATCCAACCAGAACCTGGTCAACCCGGCCAACAAAAGAAAACTGGATGTGATTGTAATCGGGACGGGCCTGGCTGGTGCCGCAGCAGCAGCCTCCATGGCGGAGATGGGATTTAAAGTGAAATCCTTCTGCTACCAGGACAGCTCCAGGCGTGCTCACAGTATTGCGGCCCAGGGCGGCATCAATGCAGCAAAGAATTATCAGAATGACGGTGACAGCATCTACCGGCTTTTTTTCGACACCATCAAAGGCGGGGATTACCGCTCCCGGGAAGCCAATGTTTACCGGCTCGCTGAAGTGAGCAACGAAATCATAGATCAGTGCGTGGCCCAGGGGGTGCCCTTTGCCAGGGAATATGGAGGAACACTGGATAACCGCTCTTTTGGAGGCGCCCTGGTTTCCAGGACTTTTTATGCGCGTGGCCAGACCGGTCAGCAGCTTCTTCTTGGAGCTTACCAGGCCCTGAGCAGACAGGTGAAAAAGGGAAACGTGGAGATGTATCCCCGGATGGAAATGTTTAACCTGGTGATTGTCGATGGAAAAGCGCGCGGAATTATCGCCCGCGATGTGATCACCGGCAAACTGGAACGTTTCAGTGCCCATGCGGTGGTGCTGGCTTCCGGTGGCTACGGAAATGTGTACTTTCTCTCCACCATGGCCATGGGAGCCAATGTTACCGCCGCCTGGCAGTGTTATAAAAAAGGGGCCTTCTTCGGGAATCCCAGTTTTGTCCAGATCCACCCCACCTGCATACCGGTGCACGGGGAATACCAGTCCAAGCTTACACTGATGAGCGAAAGTCTGCGGAACGACGGGCGCATCTGGGTGCCTAAAAAGCTGGAAGATGCGAAACGTCTGCAGAATGGTGAGATTGGAGGAGCTGATATACCGGAGGAAGACCGGGATTACTACCTGGAGAGGCGATACCCGGCCTTCGGGAACCTGGTGCCCAGGGATGTGGCCTCACGTGCAGCGAAGGAACGCTGTGATGCAGGCTTTGGAGTAAATGAAACCGGGCTGGCCGTATTCCTGGATTTCAGAGATGCCATTCAGCGGCTGGGTAAGGATGTCATTGAGGCCAAATATGGCAACCTGTTCCAGATGTATGAGAAAATCACGGATCATAATCCCTATGAAGTCCCCATGATGATCTATCCGGCCATTCACTACGCCATGGGCGGGATCTGGGTCGATTAT contains:
- the frr gene encoding ribosome recycling factor — protein: MNEEVQMVYEMAKEHMEKAIEHLDNELIRIRAGKANVHILDGIMVDYYETPTPLNQVSNISTPDAKTIMIQPWEKSMIDPIEKALMVSNVGITPSNNGEVIRLIIPQLTEERRRDLVKQVKNEGENARVSIRNARREAKEEYKNMQKDGLSEDETKSAEDEIQKLTDEFTEKVEKIVEAKEKDMMTI
- a CDS encoding OmpA family protein: MMKRINYIVMGLALLASCVPASEFTQISEKSNSLQVERDDLMAENEHLTVENREMRARFDQVEEQQKKNIEDSIRIYKRVGELEEELAQLDRKYADLQSTHDALLRGNARETRRLLNELQTTQEDLTVKEQMLRELEASVAGQRLDVNRLQAELEARNARLIEMEEMLHQKDRILDDLREKVADALLGFEGQGLTVTRKNGKVYVSMDEKLLFKSGSTVVDPNGVRALRQLSQVLARNPEISVMIEGHTDDVPFRQGSSIKDNWDLSVLRATSIVRILLDGSSIDPTRLTVAGRGEFLPVDPAKTPEARRKNRRTEIILSPDLSEVFRILEL
- the dxs gene encoding 1-deoxy-D-xylulose-5-phosphate synthase, with amino-acid sequence MSESGSAYKLLETIESPDDMKSLTPEQLRQMSSELRQFIIEVVSSNPGHFGASLGVVELTVALHHVFNAPYDQIIWDVGHQAYGHKILTGRREVFHTNRKYRGISGFPKPSESEYDAFGVGHSSTSISAALGMAAGNDYRDQSDRQVVAIIGDGALSAGIAYEALNNAGHAGKNLLVILNDNNISIDPSVGAMKDYLLDITASKSYNKVKNDVWNLLGFMNKIAPNARNYAQKIENAIKSILLKQSNLFESLNFRYFGPVDGHDVLHLTEILKDMKDIPGPKLLHVITQKGKGFARAEENQTEFHAPGRFDIDTGEIIKKVQDGPQAPLYQDVFGETILELARINKRIIGITPAMPTGSSLKIMMDKMPDRTYDVGIAEQHAVTFSAGLAVSGMIPFCNIYSSFMQRAYDQVIHDVALQKLPVVFFLDRAGLVGSDGATHHGAYDLAFFRCIPGMIIASPLNEVEMRNMMYTAQLKPTGPFVIRYPRGQGVTVDWKQAFSEIEIGKGQQLKDGSDMAILSLGPIGNEARKAIEQLEKEHISVAHYDMRFLKPLDNNLLKAVFSRFTKIITLEDASIVGGLGSAVIEYMNDNSYKAKVIRLGIPDRFVDHGTQEELYRECGYDVAGITSAVKNLVLSKILTRAI
- the tsf gene encoding translation elongation factor Ts, encoding MADIKAADVAKLRKSTGAGMMDCKKALQEADGDFDKAVDLIRQKGQAIANKRADREASEGSVQARVEGSYGALISLNCETDFVAKNEKYVKFAGSILDLAIAEKPADLDALKALTLDGKTVDDLITEQSGTIGEKLELAYFGFILAEKVQAYNHTGNNLATLVGFNKADIPEQVAKDVAMQIAAMAPISVDESDVPAEVIAKEKEIGRAKALEEGKPENIVDRIAEGMVKKFLKENTLLNQEFTKDNKKTVAQYLKEADKDLQVTGFLRFSVK
- the pyrH gene encoding UMP kinase gives rise to the protein MTYKRILLKLSGEALMADRSHGIDPDRLNDYIEEIMEVSRMGVQVGIVIGGGNIFRGMAGVEAGFDRVKGDYMGMLATVINGLALNSAFQSKGFKSRLFTAIRMEPVAEFYYKPRVVEALENNEIVIFAGGTGNPYFTTDTAATLRAVEMEADVVLKGTRVDGVYTSDPEKDPGAERYGELSFSEALEKELRILDQTAFTMCKENALPIIVFNMNKKGNLKDLLSGKKVGTLVKI